The Hypanus sabinus isolate sHypSab1 chromosome 5, sHypSab1.hap1, whole genome shotgun sequence genome has a segment encoding these proteins:
- the LOC132394255 gene encoding zinc finger protein 239-like, with protein MRFPHSSTLQRHQSVHTGERPFTCSDCGKGFTRSSTLLAHQSVHTTESRYTCSECGKGFTRSSELLAHQSVHTAEWPFTCSEHGKGFTLSSDLLAHQRVHTGGRLFTCCECGKGFTRSTHLLTHQ; from the coding sequence atgAGATTTCCTCACTCTTCCACCTTACagagacaccaatcagttcacactggagagaggccattcacttgctcagactgtgggaagggattcactcgatcatccaccctattggcacaccagtcagttcacactacaGAGTCGCGgtacacctgctcagaatgtgggaaaggattcactcggtcatccgaactactagcacaccagtcagttcacactgcagagtggccattcacctgctcagaacatgggaagggattcactctgtcatcggatctactggcacaccagcgagttcacactggggggaggctgttcacctgctgtgaatgtgggaagggattcacgcgATCAACTCATCTACTGACacaccagtga